The Phragmites australis chromosome 13, lpPhrAust1.1, whole genome shotgun sequence DNA window ggaagaggaggcaagGACGTAGGCGTCCATGGGCGAGACCGGCGAGTGCATGAGGCCGTGGTGGTAGTAGTAGAACGACTGCGGCCGCGCGAGCTCCAGCCTCGCGGGCGCCGCGCGCCGCCTCTCCTTCAGCTTCGGCCGCCtcggcggtggcgccggcggcgCATGCGCGACGGTCGCCACCTCCTGCCTCTCCGCCGGCGCGCCCGTGAGCTTCTGCACGAGCGCCCGGAACGTCGCCGGGTCGGCCTGCACGAACGTCGTGTTCGCGTCCATGCAGCTCGTGGCAGCCTCTCTCACGACCTTGCGAGACGCCATGAGCTAGCTATCTAGCTAACGCAAGCAAGCAATCAAGGAGCAAGAAGAGGCAAGGTGAGGTGTGCGcgtgaggaggagaaggcggaagCGAGTAGCTTTTTAAGGGACAAAAAGGCAGCATTAAAGCCATAGGGATCGGCCGGCCGATCGATGGATCGTTGGAGGACACCGGTCTTTCTCTGCCTCTCAAACCTTCGTGCTGCTTTATTACTATATTGCCTTGTACATGTTACGATACGACGACCCGCGACTGGGCAGCCTGCACGATGCATCTTTTCCGGCCCTGCTACCCCTCTGGTTCTTTCACTGGCCCATGGGGCGTAGGCAAGTACGTACGAACACGGTGCGAGGGACCGGCCGGCTTATGGTGTCTCTCTTCCTCGCTCCTCAGACTTCACTCTTCAGGTATAGTACATCATACAGATAGATGCCGACAGATCGAGAGAGAGATATCAGTGAACATTGACGAGACGGATGCTTAGCTTAAATGATGTGCTGAGCAGGTACTGTACGAAGTGGCTATCGTCAACAGGCAGTCTCCGATAATGTCAATGAGCAAGCGTAACGTAATTACCTTCATGGCCTAGTACGTGACGGATGGTGACGCCGCCTGCATACGGCCGCAGAAGATCCCGGGCGGGTCAGTAAAGCGGCAGGCTGTGTTTGCGTGAGGGAAAGAGGAAGGTGTTGCTTGTGGGGAGGATCAGCTGCGCCGCATGGAACGGGAGACCGCTCGTTCAGGGGGTCCTGCAGAGGCTGGTGCCGCGTGGGGCGCCTCCTCCTGGCCGGCGCCCCTGTCCCCTGTTGCGCCGGCTCGGACGATCGTGCTGCATGGGAGCTGACCTGTCAGGTGCGTTGTCCGCTGCCTCCACGTGGAATGGGGCCCGTGGTCCAGTTGTTCACGGGAGGGCTCGACGCTGGGGCGGGGCTGATCCGTCGGCCAGGCGCCGGAGCACGCGGACAAAAATTCTATACTGTCTGAATCCGCCAACTATCTTAAATATGCATCTTAAAATGATAGGTCTTAtcttatttaaataaaaaattatcttacATACTTACTAGTTAAAATATGTAATTAGCATTGAGTGGATATCATCTTATCATTTTAAGATCTACGCATACAAGCGGTGCGGTAAGAGAAGGCGTTTTGCATCGAAATTTTTTCGGAGCACGCAGCAGCGAAGGTCTGTTCAGCTTGGCTTGCTCGATGGGTATCGAATGaccgtgcatgcatgcgtgcgtgcaGCCAACCAATGTGCCAGTGTCTCTTCTTCAGTCAAGTACGTACGCGCTGGCCTCTTGACGTTTCTGGCCAGCATTGTCGATTCGTCGGTGCTAGTCCAGCACTGTTGCGTGGTCAACTACATGCTGGCTGGTTTGTTTTACGACTTCATCTGACAGTTATGCGTTGCATGTGAACTGCAGCAGCAGTTGCTTAATCACGTAAGCTACCTACGTTTTCTGGCTGTTTTTTTA harbors:
- the LOC133889021 gene encoding VQ motif-containing protein 11-like, whose amino-acid sequence is MASRKVVREAATSCMDANTTFVQADPATFRALVQKLTGAPAERQEVATVAHAPPAPPPRRPKLKERRRAAPARLELARPQSFYYYHHGLMHSPVSPMDAYVLASSSSSPSLSSSSSLSPSPHSSSSRGVVISKEEEEREEKAIACKRFYLHSSPRGGGDGDGERPKLLPLFPVHSPRSSFAS